The proteins below come from a single Oncorhynchus keta strain PuntledgeMale-10-30-2019 chromosome 1, Oket_V2, whole genome shotgun sequence genomic window:
- the igsf10 gene encoding immunoglobulin superfamily member 10, translated as MQCVTECEALSLSRMSVCTDGPSYLRRWLLTSVFVLVALLPITSGCPKSCACYVPTEVHCTFRYLTAIPGQIQTAVERINLGYNSLTALNENDLSGLKHLELLMLHSNTIHSIADRAFQDLKSLQVLKMSYNRVKEINKDTFQGLEGLVRLHMDHNLIEFINPEAFYGLTMLQLVHLEGNLLQQLHPDTFITLRHSQVFKVSSVRNIHLSDNLLASLPKDVFTGCSQLENVYLHGNPWSCDCRMAWFPEWAEINSGVLKCKRDRKYARGEACPVCETPSLIRGRSLIQLPRDSFTCTKPWIHPHLKQRNVSLDQGDYTPVSPRDFIAPIGSLQMNLTDQFHNDASLTCTVQRPSSMENLTLTQVEEGEKNVTMLSTTISTWLVCNIDYEHIQQLWRILATYSDVPMKLERGLMLSRTPDMIYKYTQIRPMEGHDEIHTDIEADIITSPAWLMQGEVNFQLDRTTTTFSTLHIKYRSVVNLRVENKVSQRRDRYSWTIIKRDNQTQTEHSVLIGGVVELNCQTLGEPKPSVEWILSDGSKVRAPYTSEDRRIVITADGRLTLRGTDTSDTGLYRCIATNYLDADVLSFRVTVLSPDVEEEEVNGVKLSRPLGQSLVLDCGSASSPDASVQWILPDNTVLDKSYGNRKVFRNGTLGIKDLTSRDRGFYRCLSANYLGVDLLTSQVTVTGEGYRKVTVVDSEGSGMEAGVEFEVGGGIEEREDSHSEIPSSSPSDRTIKESRTITSDRPYPRLRSSSRGRGSEGSGGRRRGPASSRRIWSNRRVFDQASRKVDPQRFAEFMKKAQGGSTIKTEREKEKGVSETDMSADGDAGSGEGLSHEDGLVVLPTSVMTTTDTPDERKMRVTASRENVNYQNNVMATTDNSETSFMTTMEIPDDIRTSFTVTTENTDRVTTESYSRSDATPIESTFTHGPDITGSISGTQSEAVTPNIPGISRSSGTSGSNGESYALERNMTVPLRLPVTLRLTVTDTTDETQILFSGEAPAEPETSTGAARWLVADPNVTPMMDSPRSPPRGPEIHTATDPDSQTTFTAVTTTEREQDEITFHTTQRIKSPRMPAGSTIISRQQIHIIPPKNGRGGGGGGGGRGGGGRRRNHPGRRRFIKPNRITDIQSILNKLKQPTTVKKQGNNTVPYTMELTTDCDCDEDGKKKTSGQRVVSPKTLPKSSPKDPSSSLGRTERPISTTLDTPTTTYSTEAPTTTTTQPTSTDSQSRGEVSSDDMTSSEAPESDPTYHPMTSTTDEPTTSTITTTTASKVVRGKINWDRLFENRARQKEKLNGLRKPARPSTTTEGSTMVQPTTTATTTTTALPTQRSLAEPVTESPSRAGKHRETPESSSDDDYGDSSPDSEASTTSQPGTSRGTTTPAWHYRYSNTTESSPDTQTIATPPTEKPAPREDTDEASSSGSESGGSGGYLSRRFGANRRPNGGSGGRRPFRGRWTFRKTITTTEAPSTTTETTETIIETTMETTTYPTRTVSVSKPLYTPSRESERSAVTVSTDLTSVGETTTDSDSYEDENWTDELESTTNRPRAYTSTTRPRMTSNTPHPTTTSRPYTTSSTHVQTNTDPIRVNTNIRLPSGRDSPYQITQRPTIRRTRPTVSSKRTRPSPDKTLTFDTLTVLEAEQGHTNGPYSSKDIDNAISNAYTHITGYDTTTASIVGFEPSTKDMLTKPRIVGGNAASFTVLSNSDAFLPCEAVGSPEPTISWKRFSSSTGSTMTIKGKMGKFEVFQNGTLSIQNANIKDRGQYLCLAENDHGSDKLLVTLSVVAYPSRILEPKVREIKSHSGKTVEMKCKVEGRPTPLVSWILANRTQVRGHNSDPRVSVTPEGTLLIKQVSVYDRGHYKCIASNPAGADTATVRLQVVAAPPGILEAKRQQVQAGVGQSLWLPCTAQGSPQPTVHWVLYDGMAVLPMKTSVDPRVSVFANGTLHLTDTAATDSGKYECIVTSSTGSERRVVTLTVEKKEMAPEIVEASHLRTVLSYGDQLRLNCSATGDPKPRIIWRLPSKAVVDQWHRMGNRIQVLDNGTLVIDSVSDKDAGDYLCVARSKVGDDLQLMKVTVSMKPAKIEPKTYSKKQVPYGNELKVDCKASGAPEPEISWGLPDGTMVNSALQADSSSGGGRARRYILFDNGTLYLNQVGMAEEGDYTCYAENQLGKDEMHVHITVVMAAPRIRTPSRTYAQVKPGGDIRFDCEATGEPKPKILWMLPANDMIAASNERYLMHVNGSLDIRDVKLRDAGEYVCMARNTAGDDSKVYKLDIDGNPPVINGYYQNRTVVKDTAAKYSRKFIDCKAAGDPPPKITWIMPDNIFLNAPYFGSRIIVHRNGTLEFRNVRPTDMAEFICMARNDGGEAVMVVQLEVTDMLQRPIFKNPFNEKVVTRMGKTTVLNCSADGHPTPEIIWLLPNGTRFTGSPDRGSRQHLGNDGTFVIYNPTKEDAGKYRCAAKNSVGYIEKLIVLEVGQKPLILTRPRGIIRSVSGDPLFLHCLADGSPRPSIYWTIPGGHTLIRPQVHGRHQLMENGTLVVRDTTLHDRGNYVCRAVNDAGEAVLTVQVIIIAYPPRITAGPPPTVRAVAGAPIQLNCAAIGIPKPEITWELPDLSVLSTAGKGRPTGSELLHPQGTLIIQRPTTADSGTYKCLAKNHLGTDSRVTHMRVL; from the exons ATgcagtgtgtgactgagtgtgaagCGCTCTCCCTCTCCAGAATGAGTGTGTGTACCGACGGCCCCTCATACCTGCGGCGGTGGCTGCTGACCTCTGTGTTTGTCTTGGTCGCTCTGCTACCAATAACCAGCGGCTGCCCCAAATCGTGCGCGTGCTATGTTCCCACCGAAGTGCACTGTACCTTCAGATATCTGACCGCAATACCAGGCCAGATCCAGACGGCTGTGGAAAGAATTAACTTAGG GTATAACAGTTTAACAGCATTGAATGAGAATGATCTGTCTGGGTTGAAACACCTGGAGCTGCTGATGCTCCACAGCAACACCATTCACAGCATCGCTGACAGGGCCTTTCAAGACCTCAAGTCCTTACAG GTCCTGAAGATGAGCTATAACAGAGTGAAAGAGATCAACAAGGACACCTTCCAAGGCCTGGAGGGCCTGGTACGACTCCACATGGACCACAACCTCATCGAGTTCATCAACCCGGAGGCGTTCTACGGTCTCACCATGTTACAGCTGGTCCACCTGGAGGGCAACCTGCTCCAGCAGCTTCACCCGGATACATTCATCACGCTGAGGCACAGCCAAGTGTTCAAGGTATCCTCCGTCAGGAACATCCACCTGTCTGACAACCTCCTTGCCAGCCTCCCCAAAGACGTCTTCACTGGCTGCTCTCAGCTGGAGAACGTCTATCTCCATGGCAACCCATGGTCCTGCGACTGTCGCATGGCTTGGTTCCCAGAGTGGGCGGAGATAAATTCAG GTGTGCTGAAATGCAAGCGAGACAGGAAGTATGCCAGAGGTGAAGCCTGCCCCGTCTGTGAGACCCCTTCTCTCATTCGAGGCAGGAGCCTCATCCAGCTTCCCCGTGACTCCTTCACCTGTACCAAACCCTGGATCCATCCCCATCTGAAGCAGAGGAACGTCAGCCTGGACCAGGGGGATTACACCCCTGTCTCCCCCCGGGACTTCATCGCTCCCATTGGATCCCTGCAGATGAACCTGACAGATCAGTTCCACAATGACGCTAGTCTTACCTGCACAGTCCAGAGACCATCATCCATGGAGAACCTGACTCTAAcccaggtggaggagggggagaagaacgTGACCATGCTCTCCACCACCATCTCTACATGGCTGGTTTGTAATATTGACTATGAGCACATCCAACAGCTCTGGCGCATCCTGGCTACGTACAGTGACGTTCCCATGAAGCTAGAGAGAGGGTTGATGCTCTCCAGGACCCCAGACATGATCTACAAGTACACCCAGATCAGACCAATGGAGGGACATGATGAAATCCACACAGATATCGAGGCTGATATTATAACTTCACCAGCGTGGTTGATGCAGGGAGAGGTTAACTTTCAGCTGGACCGTACCACGACCACATTCTCCACTCTGCACATTAAGTACAGGTCAGTGGTTAACCTGCGTGTGGAGAACAAGGTGTCGCAGAGGAGGGACCGTTACAGCTGGACCATCATCAAACGAGACAACCAGACTCAGACTGAGCACTCTGTCCTCATAG GTGGGGTGGTGGAGCTCAACTGCCAGACTTTGGGGGAGCCAAAGCCCTCTGTAGAGTGGATCTTATCGGACGGCAGTAAGGTGCGGGCGCCCTACACCAGTGAGGACCGCAGGATAGTGATCACCGCTGATGGGAGGCTGACCCTGAGAGGAACAGACACCTCAGACACTGGGCTTTACCGCTGCATCGCCACTAACTACCTGGACGCAGACGTGCTCAGCTTCCGGGTCACCGTGCTGTCTCccgatgtggaggaggaggaggtcaacGGGGTCAAGCTCTCACGGCCTCTGGGCCAGAGCCTGGTTCTCGACTGTGGGTCCGCAAGCAGCCCTGATGCCTCGGTCCAGTGGattctacctgacaacacagtgCTGGATAAATCCTATGGGAACAGGAAGGTCTTTAGGAATGGGACTCTAGGAATAAAAGATCTGACCTCCAGAGACCGGGGGTTTTACAGGTGTCTCAGTGCTAACTACCTGGGGGTGGACCTGCTGACATCCCAGGTGACAGTTACTGGGGAGGGGTACAGGAAGGTGACAGTGGTGGATAGTGAGGGGTCAGGGATGGAAGCTGGGGTTGAGTTTGAGGTTGGCGGGGGcatagaagagagggaggattCCCACAGTGAGATCCCTTCCTCCAGCCCATCTGACAGAACCATTAAGGAGTCCAGGACCATCACATCAGATAGACCGTACCCCAGACTCAGGTCCTCCTCTCGGGGCAGAGGATCAGAAGGCTCAGGGGGGAGGCGGAGGGGCCCAGCCAGCAGTAGACGCATATGGAGCAACAGGAGGGTCTTTGATCAAGCCTCCAGGAAAGTAGACCCCCAGAGATTTGCAGAGTTCATGAAGAAGGCTCAAGGTGGTTCAacaataaagacagagagggagaaagaaaaagGAGTTTCTGAGACTGACATGTCTGCGGACGGGGATGCTGGATCTGGGGAGGGTCTGTCTCATGAAGATGGACTCGTTGTTTTACCAACCAGCGTCATGACAACCACAGATACTCCAGATGAAAGAAAGATGAGAGTAACTGCAAGCAGAGAGAACGTAAACTATCAGAATAATGTCATGGCAACCACCGACAACAGTGAAACCAGTTTCATGACAACCATGGAGATCCCAGATGACATTCGGACGAGTTTCACTGTAACAACAGAAAACACTGACAGAGTGACGACAGAGTCATACAGCCGGTCAGACGCCACACCCATCGAGTCCACATTCACCCACGGACCCGACATCACAGGGAGTATCAGTGGAACTCAGAGTGAGGCAGTCACACCAAACATTCCCggtatcagtaggtctagtggAACTAGTGGGTCTAATGGTGAGTCGTACGCTCTGGAGAGGAACATGACGGTACCCCTGAGGCTACCCGTCACTCTCCGCCTCACCGTGACCGACACCACAGACGAGACCCAGATCCTATTCTCCGGAGAAGCACCTGCAGAACCAGAGACCTCCACCGGGGCGGCGCGATGGCTTGTTGCCGACCCCAACGTCACCCCCATGATGGACAGTCCCAGGTCACCCCCTAGAGGGCCTGAGATCCACACAGCCACTGACCCAGACAGCCAGACCACCTTCACTGCAGTcaccaccacagagagagagcaggatgagaTCACCTTCCACACCACCCAGAGGATCAAGTCCCCCCGTATGCCTGCAGGCTCCACCATCATCTCCCGCCAGCAGATCCACATCATCCCCCCTAAGAATggccgaggaggaggaggaggaggtggaggaagaggaggagggggccgGAGGAGGAACCATCCTGGCAGGAGGAGGTTTATCAAGCCCAACCGAATCACAGACATCCAGTCCATCCTGAACAAACTCAAACAGCCCACCACAGTGAAGAAGCAAGGCAACAACACAGTACCCTACACTATGGAGCTGACCACAG ACTGTGACTGTGATGAAGATGGGAAGAAGAAGACAAGCGGTCAGAGGGTCGTCTCACCAAAAACATTGCCTAAATCATCGCCTAAAGACCCTAGCTCCTCTCTAGGAAGAACAGAGAGGCCCATCTCTACAACACTGGACACTCCCACCACCACATACTCAACAGaagcccccaccaccaccaccacccagcccACCTCCACTGACTCTCAGTCCAGAGGTGAGGTATCCAGCGATGACATGACCTCCTCTGAAGCCCCAGAGTCTGACCCAACATACCATCCTATGACGAGCACAACAGATGAACCAACAACCTCCACCATCACAACCACAACCGCCTCCAAGGTCGTCCGTGGTAAGATCAACTGGGACAGGCTGTTTGAGAACAGGGCGAGGCAGAAGGAGAAACTCAACGGGCTACGGAAACCAGCCAGGCCCTCcaccaccacagagggttcaacaATGGTCCAACCCACCACCACCGCAACTACAACTACAACCGCACTGCCCACCCAGCGGTCTCTGGCTGAACCTGTGACCGAGTCACCGTCTAGAGCAGGTAAACACAGAGAAACCCCAGAAAGCTCATCAGACGATGACTATGGAGATTCATCGCCTGACTCTGAGGCCTCTACCACATCCCAGCCTGGCACTAGCCGTGGAACTACAACACCAGCCTGGCACTACAGGTACTCAAACACCACAGAGTCTTCCCCAGACACCCAGACTATCGCTACTCCCCCCACAGAAAAACCTGCCCCAAGAGAAGACACAGATGAGGCCTCATCCTCTGGGTCTGAATCAGGAGGGTCAGGGGGGTACCTATCCCGTAGATTTGGGGCAAACCGGAGACCGAATGGAGGGTCAGGGGGCAGGAGGCCTTTCAGAGGCAGGTGGACTTTCAGAAAAACCATAACAACTACCGAAGCGCCCAGCACCACCACGGAAACAACAGAAACCATCATTGAGACCACCATGGAGACCACCACATATCCCACACGGACCGTCTCCGTCTCCAAGCCCCTGTACACGCCCTCCAGGGAATCAGAAAGGTCTGCAGTGACTGTGTCCACTGACTTGACCTCCGTGGGAGAAACTACCACAGACTCCGACTCATACGAAGATGAGAACTGGACGGATGAGCTGGAGTCCACCACTAACCGTCCACGAGCCTACACTTCCACCACCAGGCCCAGAATGACTTCCAACACACCTCATCCAACCACCACCTCAAGGCCTTACACTACATCATCAACCCACGTACAGACTAACACCGACCCCATCAGAGTGAACACTAACATCAGGCTCCCGTCAGGTAGAGACAGTCCTTACCAGATCACACAGAGACCCACGATCAGGAGAACCAGGCCAACGGTGTCCAGTAAACGGACCAGACCAAGCCCAGACAAGACCCTGACTTTTGACACACTGACTGTTCTGGAAGCAGAGCAAGGGCACACCAATGGCCCCTACAGCAGCAAGGACATAGACAATGCCATCTCCAACGCCTATACCCACATCACCGGCTATGATACGACAACCGCTAGCATTGTGGGCTTTGAGCCCTCTACCAAGGACATGCTCACCAAGCCCAGGATTGTGGGAGGCAACGCGGCTAGCTTCACTGTCCTGTCCAACTCAGACGCCTTCCTGCCCTGTGAAGCCGTGGGCAGCCCTGAACCCACCATCAGTTGGAAACGCTTCTCTTCAAGCACAG GAAGCACAATGACCATCAAGGGCAAGATGGGCAAGTTTGAGGTGTTCCAGAATGGCACTCTGTCCATCCAGAACGCCAACATCAAAGACCGTGGCCAGTACCTCTGCCTGGCCGAGAACGATCATGGGTCGGACAAGCTCCTGGTCACTCTGTCCGTAGTGGCCTACCCCTCACGCATCCTGGAGCCCAAGGTACGGGAGATCAAGTCCCACTCTGGGAAGACAGTGGAGATGAAGTGCAAGGTGGAGGGCCGCCCCACCCCTCTGGTCTCCTGGATCCTGGCCAACCGCACCCAAGTCAGGGGCCACAACTCGGACCCCAGAGTGTCAGTGACCCCAGAGGGTACTCTGCTCATCAAGCAGGTGTCTGTGTATGACCGGGGCCATTACAAGTGCATCGCCAGTAACCCAGCAGGAGCCGACACTGCCACTGTCAGACTGCAGGTGGTGGCAGCACCTCCTGGTATCCTGGAGGCCAAACGACAGCAGGTCCAGGCTGGTGTGGGTCAGAGCCTGTGGTTACCCTGTACCGCTCAGGGAAGCCCCCAGCCCACTGTACACTGGGTCCTCTATGATGGGATGGCGGTGCTGCCCATGAAGACCTCTGTGGACCCCAGAGTGTCTGTGTTCGCTAACGGGACGCTCCACCTGACCGATACGGCTGCCACGGACAGTGGAAAGTATGAGTGCATCGTCACCAGCTCTACAGGGTCAGAGCGCAGGGTGGTGACGCTGACGGTGGAGAAGAAGGAGATGGCTCCTGAGATTGTTGAGGCGTCACACCTCAGGACGGTGCTGTCGTATGGTGACCAGCTCAGGCTGAACTGCTCGGCCACCGGGGACCCCAAACCCAGGATAATCTGGAGACTACCCTCTAAGGCTGTGGTGGACCAGTGGCACAG GATGGGAAACAGGATCCAGGTCCTGGACAACGGTACCCTGGTCATAGACTCTGTGAGTGACAAGGACGCTGGGGACTACCTGTGTGTGGCACGCAGCAAGGTGGGAGACGACCTCCAGCTCATGAAGGTCACTGTGTCCATGAAGCCAGCCAAGATCGAGCCCAAGACGTACAGCAAGAAGCAGGTCCCCTACGGCAACGAACTGAAGGTGGACTGCAAAGCGTCTGGAGCCCCGGAGCCAGAGATCTCCTGGGGTCTACCAGACGGCACCATGGTCAACAGCGCCCTGCAGGCAGACAGCAGCAGTGGAGGGGGACGCGCACGTCGATACATCCTGTTTGATAATGGCACGCTTTATCTCAACCAG GTGGGCATGGCGGAGGAGGGAGACTACACCTGCTATGCCGAGAACCAGCTGGGCAAGGACGAGATGCACGTCCACATCACCGTGGTGATGGCAGCGCCACGGATACGGACGCCCAGCCGGACCTACGCCCAAGTGAAGCCTGGAGGTGACATCCGCTTCGACTGTGAGGCCACGGGCGAGCCCAAGCCCAAAATCCTGTGGATGCTCCCTGCCAATGACATGATCGCAGCCTCCAACGAACGCTACCTGATGCACGTCAACGGGTCTCTCGATATCCGGGACGTTAAGCTTAGGGATGCTGGTGAGTACGTGTGCATGGCTCGCAACACCGCCGGGGATGACAGCAAGGTTTACAAGCTGGATATTGACGGAAACCCTCCGGTGATCAATGGCTACTACCAGAACAGGACCGTGGTGAAAGACACAGCTGCTAAGTACTCCAGGAAGTTCATAGACTGCAAGGCCGCTGGAGACCCGCCTCCGAAGATCACCTGGATCATGCCGGATAACATCTTCCTGAATGCTCCGTATTTCGGCAGCAGAATTATTGTCCACCGCAACGGAACGCTGGAATTCCGAAACGTCCGTCCGACGGACATGGCGGAGTTCATCTGCATGGCAAGGAACGACGGAGGGGAGGCGGTGATGGTGGTACAGCTGGAGGTCACTGACATGCTCCAACGGCCCATCTTCAAGAACCCCTTCAACGAGAAGGTGGTGACCCGCATGGGCAAGACCACGGTGCTGAACTGTTCTGCAGATGGTCACCCCACACCAGAGATCATCTGGCTGCTGCCTAATGGGACCCGCTTCACTGGCAGCCCCGACCGGGGCTCGCGCCAACACCTAGGCAATGATGGAACCTTTGTCATCTACAATCCCACGAAGGAGGATGCTGGGAAATACCGCTGTGCCGCTAAGAACTCCGTGGGCTACATTGAGAAACTGATAGTTCTGGAGGTGGGCCAGAAACCTTTAATCCTCACCAGGCCCAGAGGGATCATACGCAGTGTGTCTGGGGACCCTCTGTTCCTCCACTGCCTGGCTGATGGCAGCCCCAGACCCAGCATCTACTGGACCATCCCTGGAGGCCACACCCTGATCAGGCCTCAGGTCCATGGACGCCACCAGCTGATGGAGAACGGGACCCTGGTTGTCAGGGACACCACCCTCCACGACCGGGGAAACTATGTGTGTCGGGCCGTGAATGACGCTGGCGAGGCGGTTCTCACAGTGCAGGTCATCATCATCGCCTACCCTCCCCGCATCACCGCGGGACCCCCTCCCACCGTGAGGGCGGTGGCGGGGGCGCCCATCCAACTCAACTGTGCTGCCATCGGGATCCCAAAGCCAGAGATTACCTGGGAGCTGCCTGACCTCTCTGTGCTCTCCACGGCGGGAAAAGGGCGGCCCACGGGCAGCGAGCTGCTCCACCCACAGGGCACGCTGATCATCCAGAGACCCACCACAGCAGATTCTGGCACCTACAAGTGCCTGGCCAAAAACCATCTGGGCACGGACTCACGGGTCACGCATATGCGTGTGCTGTGA